One Triticum dicoccoides isolate Atlit2015 ecotype Zavitan chromosome 4B, WEW_v2.0, whole genome shotgun sequence genomic window carries:
- the LOC119291533 gene encoding fatty acyl-CoA reductase 2, chloroplastic-like isoform X1, with translation MGSSCVNLSRAVAAARRPGFAGGVGGHGRSVVALSSSSSSRRRTAADGGLSCGIANGYLGGSSGGSRPPSLPVHGKSSGPGSAREAGGHDHADGLGIQEFLGGKNFLITGGTGFLAKVLIEKILRTNPDVGKIYVLIKAKDSETALQRLQNEVVDTELFKRLQEIHGKDYQGFIATKLVPVVGDVRETNIGIAPELADEIAERVDIIVNSAANTTFDERYDVAMDINTVGPFRIMSFAHRFRRLKLFLQVSTAYVNGQRQGVVLEKPFRLGDTIGKGSAGSSDSSEQHKNAVLDIEAEIKLAFDSSRRADDDSASFSQEMKDLGLERAKLHGWQDTYVFTKAMGEMVINSMRGEIPVVTIRPSVIESTWRDPFPGWMEGNRMMDPVVLYYGKGQLSGFLADPAGVLDVVPADMVVNATLATMAKHGRAAEGGMHVYHVASSTVNPLVFGDLSRFLFQHFTRSPYSDAAGQPIAVPPMRLFDTMEQFASYVETDALLRSARAGIPADERLSQRLQELCAKSVEQTIHLGSIYQPYTFYTGRSSFSLPPMACHLYVLFAQSCYHASPAMDGVCRFDNGNTEGLMAEMSAEEKAAFHFNVRSIDWTDYITNVHIPGLRKHVMKGRGIATETPPSSTVLAATSTV, from the exons ATGGGGAGCTCGTGCGTGAACCTctcccgcgccgtcgccgccgcgagGCGCCCGGGCTTCGCCGGCGGCGTCGGCGGCCACGGGAGGAGCGTGGTTgcattgtcgtcgtcgtcgtcgtcgaggaGGCGCACTGCCGCCGACGGCGGCTTGTCGTGCGGCATCGCCAACGGGTACCTGGGCGGCTCGTCGGGTGGGTCACGGCCGCCTTCCTTGCCGGTGCACGGCAAGAGCTCCGGGCCCGGTTCGGCGCGGGAGGCGGGTGGTCACGATCACGCTGACGGGCTCGGGATCCAGGAGTTCCTTGGCGGCAAGAACTTCCTCATCACCGGCGGGACTGGCTTCCTAGCAAAAG TTCTGATCGAGAAAATCTTGAGGACGAACCCTGACGTGGGCAAGATATACGTGCTGATCAAGGCCAAGGACAGCGAGACGGCATTGCAGAGACTGCAAAATGAG GTGGTGGACACGGAGCTGTTCAAGCGCCTGCAGGAGATCCACGGCAAAGACTACCAAGGTTTCATAGCGACAAAGCTTGTCCCCGTAGTTGGCGACGTCAGGGAGACCAACATCGGCATTGCCCCCGAGCTGGCCGATGAGATCGCGGAGCGGGTGGACATCATCGTCAACTCCGCCGCCAATACCACCTTCGACGAGAG GTATGATGTCGCCATGGACATCAACACCGTGGGGCCGTTCCGGATAATGAGTTTCGCGCATCGGTTTCGAAGGCTGAAGCTCTTCCTGCAAGTGTCCACAG CGTATGTGAACGGGCAGAGGCAGGGTGTCGTGCTGGAGAAGCCGTTTCGGTTGGGAGACACCATTGGAAAAGGGTCAGCTGGATCCTCGGATTCTTCGGAGCAGCACAAGAACGCCGTGCTGGACATCGAGGCGGAGATCAAGCTGGCCTTCGATTCGAGTAGGCGCGCCGATGATGACTCGGCTTCGTTCTCTcaagagatgaaggatctagggctAGAGAG AGCGAAGCTCCATGGGTGGCAGGACACCTACGTGTTCACCAAGGCCATGGGGGAGATGGTGATCAACAGCATGCGAGGGGAGATCCCCGTGGTCACCATCAGGCCCAGCGTGATCGAGAGCACCTGGAGAGACCCCTTCCCGGGCTGGATGGAAGGGAACAG GATGATGGACCCTGTTGTCCTCTACTACGGCAAAGGCCAGCTGAGTGGATTCCTCGCCGATCCGGCCGGCGTTCTAGACGTG GTTCCGGCGGACATGGTGGTGAACGCGACGCTGGCGACGATGGCGAAGCACGGCCGGGCGGCGGAGGGGGGAATGCACGTGTACCACGTGGCGTCGTCGACGGTGAACCCGCTGGTGTTCGGCGACCTGAGCCGGTTCCTGTTCCAGCACTTCACGAGGAGCCCCTACAGCGACGCGGCGGGGCAGCCCATCGCCGTGCCGCCCATGCGCCTCTTCGACACCATGGAGCAGTTCGCCAGCTACGTCGAGACGGACGCGCTGCTCCGGAGCGCCAGGGCCGGCATCCCCGCCGACGAGCGCCTCTCGCAGCGCCTCCAGGAGCTCTGCGCCAAGTCCGTCGAGCAGACCATCCACCTCGGCAGCATCTACCAGCCCTACACTTTCTACACCGGCAGGTCATCTTTCTCTCTCCCACCCATGGCATGTCATTTATATGTTTTGTTTGCTCAAAGCTGCTACCACGCGTCGCCGGCGATGGACGGTGTATGCAGGTTCGACAATGGCAACACGGAGGGGCTCATGGCGGAGATGTCGGCAGAGGAAAAGGCGGCATTCCACTTCAACGTGAGGAGCATCGACTGGACAGACTACATCACCAACGTCCACATCCCAGGGCTCAGGAAGCACGTCATGAAAGGGAGGGGCATCGCCACGGAAACGCCACCCTCCTCCACAGTGCTCGCCGCCACCTCCACAGTGTGA
- the LOC119291534 gene encoding serine/threonine-protein phosphatase PP2A-4 catalytic subunit isoform X1, with the protein MEPMSVDSSGCGGLDAQIEQLLQCRPLAEQEVKALCEKAKEILMEESNVQPVKSPVTICGDIHGQFHDLVELFRIGGKCPDTNYLFMGDYVDRGYYSVETVSVRINLLVDTILFFPMIPCSDSCYMYLMIFLIQLLVALKVRHPHRITILRGNHESRQITQVYGFYDECLRKYGNANVWKIFTDLFDYFPLTALVESEIFCLHGGLSPSIENLDSVRSLDRVQEVPHEGPMCDLLWSDPDDRCGWGISPRGAGYTFGQDISEQFNHTNNLKLVARAHQLVMEGYNWAHEQKVVTIFSAPNYCYRCGNMASILEVDDCNAHTFIQFEPAPRRGEPDVTRRTPDYFL; encoded by the exons ATGGAGCCCATGAGCGTGGACAGCAGCGGCTGCGGCGGCCTGGACGCGCAGATCGAGCAGCTCTTGCAGTGCCGCCCGCTCGCCGAGCAAGAG GTTAAAGCACTATGCGAGAAGGCTAAGGAGATATTGATGGAGGAAAGCAATGTGCAG CCAGTCAAAAGCCCAGTGACAATCTGCGGTGATATTCACGGACAATTCCATGATCTTGTTGAGCTTTTCCGGATTGGCGGGAAG TGTCCAGATACTAATTATTTGTTTATGGGGGATTATGTGGATCGTGGATACTACTCCGTTGAGACTGTTTCTGTAAGAATCAATCTACTTGTGGATACTATTCTATTCTTTCCAATGATACCATGTTCGGATTCATGTTATATGTACTTAATGATATTTCTTATCCAGCTCTTGGTAGCACTGAAGGTTCGCCACCCACATCGGATTACAATCCTCCGCGGAAACCATGAGAGTCGGCAG ATCACACAAGTATATGGATTCTACGATGAATGCCTACGAAA GTACGGCAATGCAAATGTATGGAAGATATTCACAGATCTTTTTGATTATTTCCCATTAACAGCCCTG GTGGAATCTGAAATTTTCTGCCTGCATGGTGGTTTATCTCCATCGATTGAGAATCTTGATAGTGTGCGTAGCTTGGATCGTGTCCAAGAGGTTCCACATGAGGGTCCTATGTGTGATCTTTTATGGTCTGATCCGGACGATCGATGTGGTTGGGGCATTTCTCCTCGTGGTGCTGGCTACACATTTGGGCAG GACATATCTGAGCAGTTCAATCACACCAACAATCTCAAACTTGTTGCTCGGGCTCATCAGTTAGTTATGGAGGGATATAACTGGGCTCAT GAACAAAAAGTTGTTACCATATTCAGTGCTCCAAACTATTGTTACCGATGTGGCAACATGGCATCCATTTTGGAAGTTGATGACTGCAACGCTCACACCTTTATTCAG TTTGAGCCAGCCCCTCGGAGAGGTGAGCCAGATGTGACAAGGAGAACACCTGATTATTTCCTTTGA
- the LOC119291533 gene encoding fatty acyl-CoA reductase 2, chloroplastic-like isoform X2, translating to MGSSCVNLSRAVAAARRPGFAGGVGGHGRSVVALSSSSSSRRRTAADGGLSCGIANGYLGGSSGGSRPPSLPVHGKSSGPGSAREAGGHDHADGLGIQEFLGGKNFLITGGTGFLAKVLIEKILRTNPDVGKIYVLIKAKDSETALQRLQNEVVDTELFKRLQEIHGKDYQGFIATKLVPVVGDVRETNIGIAPELADEIAERVDIIVNSAANTTFDERYDVAMDINTVGPFRIMSFAHRFRRLKLFLQVSTAYVNGQRQGVVLEKPFRLGDTIGKGSAGSSDSSEQHKNAVLDIEAEIKLAFDSSRRADDDSASFSQEMKDLGLERAKLHGWQDTYVFTKAMGEMVINSMRGEIPVVTIRPSVIESTWRDPFPGWMEGNRMMDPVVLYYGKGQLSGFLADPAGVLDVVPADMVVNATLATMAKHGRAAEGGMHVYHVASSTVNPLVFGDLSRFLFQHFTRSPYSDAAGQPIAVPPMRLFDTMEQFASYVETDALLRSARAGIPADERLSQRLQELCAKSVEQTIHLGSIYQPYTFYTGRFDNGNTEGLMAEMSAEEKAAFHFNVRSIDWTDYITNVHIPGLRKHVMKGRGIATETPPSSTVLAATSTV from the exons ATGGGGAGCTCGTGCGTGAACCTctcccgcgccgtcgccgccgcgagGCGCCCGGGCTTCGCCGGCGGCGTCGGCGGCCACGGGAGGAGCGTGGTTgcattgtcgtcgtcgtcgtcgtcgaggaGGCGCACTGCCGCCGACGGCGGCTTGTCGTGCGGCATCGCCAACGGGTACCTGGGCGGCTCGTCGGGTGGGTCACGGCCGCCTTCCTTGCCGGTGCACGGCAAGAGCTCCGGGCCCGGTTCGGCGCGGGAGGCGGGTGGTCACGATCACGCTGACGGGCTCGGGATCCAGGAGTTCCTTGGCGGCAAGAACTTCCTCATCACCGGCGGGACTGGCTTCCTAGCAAAAG TTCTGATCGAGAAAATCTTGAGGACGAACCCTGACGTGGGCAAGATATACGTGCTGATCAAGGCCAAGGACAGCGAGACGGCATTGCAGAGACTGCAAAATGAG GTGGTGGACACGGAGCTGTTCAAGCGCCTGCAGGAGATCCACGGCAAAGACTACCAAGGTTTCATAGCGACAAAGCTTGTCCCCGTAGTTGGCGACGTCAGGGAGACCAACATCGGCATTGCCCCCGAGCTGGCCGATGAGATCGCGGAGCGGGTGGACATCATCGTCAACTCCGCCGCCAATACCACCTTCGACGAGAG GTATGATGTCGCCATGGACATCAACACCGTGGGGCCGTTCCGGATAATGAGTTTCGCGCATCGGTTTCGAAGGCTGAAGCTCTTCCTGCAAGTGTCCACAG CGTATGTGAACGGGCAGAGGCAGGGTGTCGTGCTGGAGAAGCCGTTTCGGTTGGGAGACACCATTGGAAAAGGGTCAGCTGGATCCTCGGATTCTTCGGAGCAGCACAAGAACGCCGTGCTGGACATCGAGGCGGAGATCAAGCTGGCCTTCGATTCGAGTAGGCGCGCCGATGATGACTCGGCTTCGTTCTCTcaagagatgaaggatctagggctAGAGAG AGCGAAGCTCCATGGGTGGCAGGACACCTACGTGTTCACCAAGGCCATGGGGGAGATGGTGATCAACAGCATGCGAGGGGAGATCCCCGTGGTCACCATCAGGCCCAGCGTGATCGAGAGCACCTGGAGAGACCCCTTCCCGGGCTGGATGGAAGGGAACAG GATGATGGACCCTGTTGTCCTCTACTACGGCAAAGGCCAGCTGAGTGGATTCCTCGCCGATCCGGCCGGCGTTCTAGACGTG GTTCCGGCGGACATGGTGGTGAACGCGACGCTGGCGACGATGGCGAAGCACGGCCGGGCGGCGGAGGGGGGAATGCACGTGTACCACGTGGCGTCGTCGACGGTGAACCCGCTGGTGTTCGGCGACCTGAGCCGGTTCCTGTTCCAGCACTTCACGAGGAGCCCCTACAGCGACGCGGCGGGGCAGCCCATCGCCGTGCCGCCCATGCGCCTCTTCGACACCATGGAGCAGTTCGCCAGCTACGTCGAGACGGACGCGCTGCTCCGGAGCGCCAGGGCCGGCATCCCCGCCGACGAGCGCCTCTCGCAGCGCCTCCAGGAGCTCTGCGCCAAGTCCGTCGAGCAGACCATCCACCTCGGCAGCATCTACCAGCCCTACACTTTCTACACCGGCAG GTTCGACAATGGCAACACGGAGGGGCTCATGGCGGAGATGTCGGCAGAGGAAAAGGCGGCATTCCACTTCAACGTGAGGAGCATCGACTGGACAGACTACATCACCAACGTCCACATCCCAGGGCTCAGGAAGCACGTCATGAAAGGGAGGGGCATCGCCACGGAAACGCCACCCTCCTCCACAGTGCTCGCCGCCACCTCCACAGTGTGA
- the LOC119291534 gene encoding serine/threonine-protein phosphatase PP2A-4 catalytic subunit isoform X2, giving the protein MEPMSVDSSGCGGLDAQIEQLLQCRPLAEQEVKALCEKAKEILMEESNVQPVKSPVTICGDIHGQFHDLVELFRIGGKCPDTNYLFMGDYVDRGYYSVETVSLLVALKVRHPHRITILRGNHESRQITQVYGFYDECLRKYGNANVWKIFTDLFDYFPLTALVESEIFCLHGGLSPSIENLDSVRSLDRVQEVPHEGPMCDLLWSDPDDRCGWGISPRGAGYTFGQDISEQFNHTNNLKLVARAHQLVMEGYNWAHEQKVVTIFSAPNYCYRCGNMASILEVDDCNAHTFIQFEPAPRRGEPDVTRRTPDYFL; this is encoded by the exons ATGGAGCCCATGAGCGTGGACAGCAGCGGCTGCGGCGGCCTGGACGCGCAGATCGAGCAGCTCTTGCAGTGCCGCCCGCTCGCCGAGCAAGAG GTTAAAGCACTATGCGAGAAGGCTAAGGAGATATTGATGGAGGAAAGCAATGTGCAG CCAGTCAAAAGCCCAGTGACAATCTGCGGTGATATTCACGGACAATTCCATGATCTTGTTGAGCTTTTCCGGATTGGCGGGAAG TGTCCAGATACTAATTATTTGTTTATGGGGGATTATGTGGATCGTGGATACTACTCCGTTGAGACTGTTTCT CTCTTGGTAGCACTGAAGGTTCGCCACCCACATCGGATTACAATCCTCCGCGGAAACCATGAGAGTCGGCAG ATCACACAAGTATATGGATTCTACGATGAATGCCTACGAAA GTACGGCAATGCAAATGTATGGAAGATATTCACAGATCTTTTTGATTATTTCCCATTAACAGCCCTG GTGGAATCTGAAATTTTCTGCCTGCATGGTGGTTTATCTCCATCGATTGAGAATCTTGATAGTGTGCGTAGCTTGGATCGTGTCCAAGAGGTTCCACATGAGGGTCCTATGTGTGATCTTTTATGGTCTGATCCGGACGATCGATGTGGTTGGGGCATTTCTCCTCGTGGTGCTGGCTACACATTTGGGCAG GACATATCTGAGCAGTTCAATCACACCAACAATCTCAAACTTGTTGCTCGGGCTCATCAGTTAGTTATGGAGGGATATAACTGGGCTCAT GAACAAAAAGTTGTTACCATATTCAGTGCTCCAAACTATTGTTACCGATGTGGCAACATGGCATCCATTTTGGAAGTTGATGACTGCAACGCTCACACCTTTATTCAG TTTGAGCCAGCCCCTCGGAGAGGTGAGCCAGATGTGACAAGGAGAACACCTGATTATTTCCTTTGA